The sequence GGATATACGCCTCGGGCTGATAGTAATCATAGTAGCTGACGAAATATTCCACTGCGTTGTGAGGGAAGAATTCGCGGAACTCCGCGTAGAGCTGCGCGGCCAGGGTCTTGTTGTGGCTGATGACCAGCGTGGGCTTCTGGATACGGGCGATGACATGGGCGATGGTGAAAGTCTTCCCCGTCCCCGTCGCCCCCAGCAACGTTTGATAACGATATCCCTTCCGCAGGCCCTCGACGAGCTTCTCGATGGCCTGCGGTTGATCTCCGGTGGGTTCAAAGGGCGCCACCAGCTGAAAGCGCTCCATATCCGATCTCTCCCCTCCCCTCATCCACGCGATGGATTCCCAGGCATCGAGCACCCGGCATGGCGAGCCATCATCCGGAGAGGGCGTATCGCTCTCTATAATTTTCCCATGCCAGACCTAACCCCCCAGCCCCCTTCCCTACAAGGGAAGGGGGAGCCTGAAATCCCCCTCCCCACCTCGGGGAGGGGTCCCCCTCCCCTCACCGGATGAAGGGGCGATGAGGGGCGGCGATCGCCCTTCGGATCTCCTGGGCCATCGCCCGCGCTCGTTCCGGGGCATCCCCGATATGGGTATGGATGGCCATCAGGCGCCGGAGGGTTTCCGGGGAGAGCCAGCGGGTGATCTCCGGATCCGCGATCAGGCGCTCCATCAATGGGTTGGGGGCGCCGGACCGCACGGCCTCCCATGCGGCCATGGCATGATCCCGCAGGCGGGCGTGGAGCGCCTGGCGATCCGCGCCCGCACGGGCCGCCGCCATGAGGACCGGCTCCAGGGCGGCAAAGGGGGCGTAACGCTCCAGATTGCGCCGCAACGCTTCCTCGTGGATTTCCATGCCCTGAAGGATGCGAAGCGTTAGCCGGAGGATCTCATCGGCGGCCAGGAAGGCCTCCGGCAACAGGATCCGCCGGATCGCCGAATCGTCCAGGGTGCGTTCCAGGAGGGAGTGGGCGGCGGTTTCCCACATCATCGAGGGAAGCGCCCCCAGATAGCGAGCCAGGGCGTTGATCCGCTCGGCGAGGATCGGATTCCGCTTGAAGGGCATCGCCGAGGAGCCCACTTGACGGGCGCCGAAGGGCTCCGACCATTCACCGAAGGGGGGCGACTGCAGCAGGCGCAGATCGAAGGCCATCTTATAAAGCGACATGGCCAGCCCCGCGAGGGCCACCAGCACCCGCCAGTCCTGTTTGCGCGGATAGATCTGACCGGCCACCCGGAACGGCTCCAGGCCCAGCTCCGCCATCGCCCGCTCTTCCATCTGGGAAGGCGTCATACCGGTCCCATCCAGCAACGCCGCATAGGAGGCGCTGGTTCCCACCGCCCCTTTGAAGCCTTTCCCCCGGATGGCGAGCCGGCAGCGGGAGATCTCCTCCCAATCTATCAGGAGATCCTGGCCATAGAGGGCCAGGCGATAACCCACGGTCGTAGGCTCGGCCGGCTGGAGATGAGTCCAGGCCATACAGGGAACTTCGGCCCATCGCTCGATAGCGTCCGCCAGCGCTTCCAGGACCTCCCGCAGGCGATCGCCGATCAGATCCAGGGCTTCCCGAATCCGAATCGCATCGGCATTGTCCTCGATGTCCGCCGATGTAGCGCCCAGATGGAGCACCGGGCCACCCCGGGGGGCCTGCTCGGCGAACGTAAGGAGCTCGGCCATGAGATCGTGCCCGATCTCCCGCTCGATCTGCTCCGCCCGCTCCAGGTCGATGGTCCCGGCATGGGCCTCCAGGTCAGCCACCTGCTCCGGGCGGACAAGGCCGGCGGCCATCTGCGCGCGGGCCAGCGCGATCCACACCCGCCGCCACAGCCGCCGGCGGTAGGCCTCCGACCAGATCCGGCGCATCGCCGGGCTTCCATATCGCCAGGTGAAGGGGGAAAGAAAGGTCTCGTGGGTAAACATCCCGGGCTCCATCCGAAGGGAGGATCTGGATCTTCCCTTCCGTGGTATCGCGATCGCCGAAGCCGGACATTCGTCGTTCGGCTTCGATCCCCGAGGCGCCATTCCCCCCGATCCCGCGTGTTTGTCCCAGAGTCCAGGGCGCAGCACGCGCTTACCGCAACGCGCCGTCCTCGATCTCCAGGATCTGGTCCCGGGCAGGGCCCACGGAGACGTAGCGCACGGGAGCGCCGGCCAGCTCCGACAGGCGGCGCAAATACCCTCGCGCCGCCTCCGGGAGGTCCTGCCATCGCCGCGCGGTGGAGGTAGGGCCGGACCATCCCGGCAGGCGCTCGTAGACCGGAGTCACCTGTTCCAGAACCGGCGTGTCGGGGACGTGGGTGAGGATCTCCCCGGATGGGAGGCGATATCCCACACAGAGGGGGATTTCCTCCAGCCCATCTAAGACATCCAGCTTGGTGACGGCCAGAGCCGTGAAGCCGTTCAGCCAGGCGGCGTGCCGCAACGCCACCCCATCCGGCCAGCCGCACCGGCGAGGGCGTCCGGTCGTCGCCCCGAACTCCCATCCTTCCGGAGGGCCGCCCCGCCGCAGACGTTCGGCCAGCTCCCCGTGCACTTCAGTCACGAGGGGGCCCTCCCCCACGGCGGTGGCAAAGGCTTTCACCACCCCGATCACCTCCCGGATCGCATGGGGGGGGATCCCCGCGCCAACCACCGCGTAGCCGGCCAGGGTGTTCGATGAGGTCACATAGGGATATACGCCCCAGTCCAGATCCCGCATCGCCCCCAGCTGCCCCTCCAGGAGGATCCGGGCATCCCGCCGGATGGCGTCCTGGAGCACCGGGATGGTGTCGATGATCCGATCCCTCAGGCGCTCCCGCCACATCTCACATCGGTCGATCAGCTCCTCCAGAGGAGGGGGATCCCCCTTCAACGCG comes from Thermoflexus sp. and encodes:
- the purB gene encoding adenylosuccinate lyase, producing the protein MFTHETFLSPFTWRYGSPAMRRIWSEAYRRRLWRRVWIALARAQMAAGLVRPEQVADLEAHAGTIDLERAEQIEREIGHDLMAELLTFAEQAPRGGPVLHLGATSADIEDNADAIRIREALDLIGDRLREVLEALADAIERWAEVPCMAWTHLQPAEPTTVGYRLALYGQDLLIDWEEISRCRLAIRGKGFKGAVGTSASYAALLDGTGMTPSQMEERAMAELGLEPFRVAGQIYPRKQDWRVLVALAGLAMSLYKMAFDLRLLQSPPFGEWSEPFGARQVGSSAMPFKRNPILAERINALARYLGALPSMMWETAAHSLLERTLDDSAIRRILLPEAFLAADEILRLTLRILQGMEIHEEALRRNLERYAPFAALEPVLMAAARAGADRQALHARLRDHAMAAWEAVRSGAPNPLMERLIADPEITRWLSPETLRRLMAIHTHIGDAPERARAMAQEIRRAIAAPHRPFIR
- a CDS encoding adenylosuccinate synthase, yielding MPVIAVVGALWGDEGKGHIVDHLSRDAEIVMRVQGGDNAGHTVVNEYGTFRLHLVPSGVFQPGTTCIIGAGTVVNPDTLLQELTELEAAGVDTSRVWISDRAHLVFPYHRQRDELEERGRGDRPLGTTRRGIGPAYSDKAARIGLRMGDLLHRDWLHRRLQETYAAISARIIALKGDPPPLEELIDRCEMWRERLRDRIIDTIPVLQDAIRRDARILLEGQLGAMRDLDWGVYPYVTSSNTLAGYAVVGAGIPPHAIREVIGVVKAFATAVGEGPLVTEVHGELAERLRRGGPPEGWEFGATTGRPRRCGWPDGVALRHAAWLNGFTALAVTKLDVLDGLEEIPLCVGYRLPSGEILTHVPDTPVLEQVTPVYERLPGWSGPTSTARRWQDLPEAARGYLRRLSELAGAPVRYVSVGPARDQILEIEDGALR